From a single Endozoicomonas euniceicola genomic region:
- a CDS encoding ATP-binding protein encodes MVYGSAGLGKTTFASCSPDPVFLCTEDGLGKISVDAFPLLRSYKDVLDAIAALYSTDHAYKTVVIDSLDHLEPMIWKHLCDIYVGSKGGRKSREVDKVQLTSYT; translated from the coding sequence CTGGTGTATGGGTCAGCGGGGTTGGGTAAAACCACCTTTGCCAGTTGCAGCCCTGACCCTGTTTTTCTGTGTACTGAAGACGGGCTGGGCAAGATAAGCGTCGATGCCTTTCCATTGTTACGCAGCTATAAGGATGTTCTGGATGCAATAGCCGCACTGTACAGCACTGACCATGCTTACAAGACAGTGGTCATCGACAGTCTTGACCACCTTGAACCGATGATCTGGAAGCATTTGTGTGACATCTATGTGGGCAGTAAGGGCGGGAGAAAATCAAGGGAGGTGGATAAAGTACAACTCACCAGCTATACCTGA